In a genomic window of Physeter macrocephalus isolate SW-GA chromosome 14, ASM283717v5, whole genome shotgun sequence:
- the ANKRD40CL gene encoding putative ANKRD40 C-terminal-like protein isoform X2 — MAEPQQDMREKPAVRIQSHKENDFIEVELDRQELSYQNLLKVSCCELGINPEQVEKIRKLPNTLLRKDKDILRLRDFQEVELILMKNGSSELIEHIPSLLEKPCYNSNAAKMTY; from the exons ATGGCTGAACCCCAACAGGACATGAGGGAGAAGCCTGCAG TCAGAATTCAGAGCCACAAAGAAAATGACTTCATTGAAGTTGAACTGGATAGACAAGAGCTGAGTTACCAAAATCTACTAAAAGTGAGCTGCTGTGAACTGGGGATTAACCCAGAGCAAGTGGAAAAAATCAGAAAGCTACCAAACACACTACTCAGAAAG GACAAAGACATTCTAAGACTACGGGACTTTCAAGAAGTAGAactcattttaatgaaaaatggaaGCTCTGAACTGATAGAACACATACCATCTCTGTTAGAGAAGCCCTGCTACAACAGCAATGCTGCAAAAATGACATATTAA
- the ANKRD40CL gene encoding putative ANKRD40 C-terminal-like protein isoform X1 has protein sequence MAEPQQDMREKPAGEYTQGGANQQLPTDPGDNAKSDDTCLVRIQSHKENDFIEVELDRQELSYQNLLKVSCCELGINPEQVEKIRKLPNTLLRKDKDILRLRDFQEVELILMKNGSSELIEHIPSLLEKPCYNSNAAKMTY, from the exons ATGGCTGAACCCCAACAGGACATGAGGGAGAAGCCTGCAG GTGAATATACACAAGGAGGTGCAAATCAACAGTTGCCAACTGACCCAGGTGATAATGCCAAATCTGATGACACCTGCCTAG TCAGAATTCAGAGCCACAAAGAAAATGACTTCATTGAAGTTGAACTGGATAGACAAGAGCTGAGTTACCAAAATCTACTAAAAGTGAGCTGCTGTGAACTGGGGATTAACCCAGAGCAAGTGGAAAAAATCAGAAAGCTACCAAACACACTACTCAGAAAG GACAAAGACATTCTAAGACTACGGGACTTTCAAGAAGTAGAactcattttaatgaaaaatggaaGCTCTGAACTGATAGAACACATACCATCTCTGTTAGAGAAGCCCTGCTACAACAGCAATGCTGCAAAAATGACATATTAA